The sequence below is a genomic window from Halanaerobiaceae bacterium ANBcell28.
TCTTTTCCAGTTTATCCCATCACCTAGAAAATATAAATATCCTAGAATAAGAACTATGATCATTAGCAACATAAAAATAAAAAGACCCATCTTATAACCCCCTTTTGAAAATGTAGAAAAAGGTTCTTTATGTAAAAATTTTGATTTTGAATTGTTTTCAACTATAACATATATAAGTTAATTAATCAAATAACGAAAAAAGTCAGGGCATTAACACCCTGACTTTTATTAATTATATCAAACTATAGTTATACTCTAGTTTACTTCAAGTTATAGAAAGCATCTTTACCAGCATATTGAGCAGCTTCACCTAGAGCTTCTTCAATTCTCAACAACTGATTATATTTAGCAACCCTTTCAGAACGAGCTGGAGCACCAGTCTTGATTTGACCAGCATTCATAGCTACAACAAGGTCAGCAATAGTTACATCTTCTGTTTCACCAGAACGATGTGAAACTACAGCAGTAAATCCTGCTTTTTTAGCCATCTCAATAGCTTCAATAGTCTCTGTTAAAGAACCAATTTGATTTACTTTGATTAAGATAGAATTACTGATACCTTCATTTATACCGCGAGAAAGTCTTTCAGTATTAGTAACGAATAAATCATCACCAACTAATTGAACTTTATCACCTAGTTTTTCAGTAAGAACTTTCCAACCATCCCAATCGTCTTCATCAAGACCATCTTCAATTGAAACAATAGGATATTTCTCTACTAAATCTACATAGAAATCTACCATTTCTTCAGAGCTTAGTTCTTTACCTTCACCTTCAAGTACATATTTGCCATCTTTGTATATTTCAGTAGCAGCAACATCAAGAGCGATCATAATATCGTCACCTGGTTTGTATCCTGCTTTTTCTGTAGCTTCAATAATAACTTCGATAGCTTCTTCGTTAGAGGAAAGGTCAGGAGCAAATCCACCTTCATCACCAATACCAGTGTTAAGACCTTTGTCTCCAAGAACTTTTTTCAAGTTATGATAGATTTCAGCACATATTTTTAGTGCTTCAGCAAAGCTAGTAGCTCCAACTGGCATTATCATAAATTCCTGAATATCTACGTTATTATCAGCATGTTCTCCACCATTTAAAATATTCATCATTGGAGTAGGTAATGTTTTAGCATTCACTCCACCTATATATTTGAAAAGATAGTTATCGCTAGAAAGAGCAGCAGCTTTAGCTACAGCCATAGAAACACCTAAGATAGCATTGGCACCTAACTTTCCTTTGTTCTCAGTACCATCTAATTCAATCATTGTATTATCAATTTCTACCTGGTCCATAGCATCATAACCAACAATCTCTGCAGCTATAACGTCATTTACATTTTTAACTGCATTTTGAACACCTTTACCTAAGTAACGGTCTTCACCATCTCTTAATTCTACAGCTTCATGAGCTCCTGTAGAAGCTCCAGATGGAACTGCAGCTCTACCCATAGAACCATCTTCTAATACTACATCTACCTCAACTGTAGGATTACCACGTGAGTCTAAAATTTCTCTTGCAAAAACATCAATAATAGTTGAATCCATAATATATCCCTCCATTTTTTTCTTATAATTTATCATCTTATATATTTTTCTACTGCTGACAAGATATTATTAGACTAATTTTCTAACAATACTTCTCCTGTCATTTCTTCAGGTATATCTAAACCTAGTAAAGTCAACATTGTTGGTGCTATATCAGACAGTTTACCAGCTTTCATTTTACTTCCTTCTGCTCCACCTATATATAAAAGTGGTACAGGGCTTGTAGTGTGTGCTGTAAATGGTTCTCCATCTTCATCTGCCATTTGCTCACTATTACCATGATCAGCTGTTAAGAGAATTTGACCACCTTTTCCTAATATAGCTGGTACAAGTTTAGCAAGGCATTCATCTACAGTTTCAACAGCTTTTACAGCTGCATCAAAGATACCTGTATGACCTACCATATCACAATTGGCATAATTTAACACGATTACATCATATTTATCTGCTGCAATTTCATCTAATAATGCATCTGTAACTTCATATGCGCTCATTTCTGGCTGCAAATCATATGTAGCAACCTTAGGTGAAGGTATTAGCTTTCTATCTTCACCATTATATTCTTTTTCAACACCACCATTAAAGAAGAAAGTAACATGAGCATATTTTTCTGTTTCAGCTATACGTAATTGTTTTAGATTATTTTTACTGAGTGTTTCACCTAAGCCATTCTTAAGCTCAATACTCGGAAAAGCAATAGGCAAAGCAAACTCTTCATCATATTCAGTCATACATATATAGCTAAGATTTTTTGGATGCTCAGCTGGCCTATCAAAACCATCAAATTCTTCTATAGCCAAAGCTCTAGTTATTTCTCTTGCCCGGTCAGAGCGGAAATTAAAGAAGATAAGTGCATCACCATCATTAATTGTAGCTATAGCTTCGCCATTTTCTTTAATTACAGTTGGTAGCATAAACTCATCATTAACACCTTCATCATAGGAATCCTTCACAGCCGCATAAGCGTCATCACCCTGATTCCCCTCAGATAAAACTAAAGCGTCATATGCTTTTTTAACTCTTTCCCAGCGATTATCTCTATCCATTGTATAGTAACGACCACTTACTGTAGCTATTTTACCTATACCAAGCTCTTCTAACTTAGCTTCTAATTCCTTTATATAAGCTGCCCCACTTTTAGGTGGTGTATCCCTTCCATCCAATATTGGATGTACATATACTTGATTCAGATCATAATCTTTTGCCATCTCCAGTAAACCAAAAAGATGTTTAATATGACTGTGTACACCGCCATCTGATAAAAGACCCATCAAGTGAAGAGCCTTATCTTCTCTTTTTACATATTCAACTGCATCTTTTAGAACATCATTTTCAAATAGGGACTTATCTTCCACTGCTTTATTAATCCTGGTATAATCCTGGTAAACAATTCTTCCTGCACCAAGATTAAGATGACCAACTTCTGAGTTACCCATTTGACCATCAGGTAATCCAACAGCTTCACCAGAAGCATTTAAAGTAGTAAGGGGATAATCCTGCATTAATTTATCTATATTAGGAGTATTAGCTGCTTGAACAGCATTCCCATTGTCTTCATCTCTAAGGCCGAAACCATCGAGTATTATTAAAGCTAAAGGTTTTGGTATATCCATTTCTTTCACCCCTTTCTCTAGTAAATTATAGTTTCTTAATTTATATCTTCTATTTCGAGATTTCTAAGTAAGACTAAACTTTTATTATGATAATTACTTAGCTCCTGCTACAACTTGAGCAAAAGAATCAGCATCAAGACTGGCACCGCCAACTAAAGCTCCGTCAATTTCTGGCTGAGCCATTAATTCTTCAACATTATTTGGTTTTACACTACCACCATATTGAATCCTTACTTTGTCAGCAGTATCAGCAAAATCTTCTCTAATCAAATCTCTAATTTTACCGATAACCTCATTGGCATCTTCAGCTGTAGCTGTCTTTCCAGTACCTATAGCCCAGATTGGCTCATAAGCAATTACAGTATCTTCAAGTTCTTGATCACTGAAGCCAGCTAAATCTGCTTTAATTTGAGTTTTTACTTTGTCAATAGTTTTTCCTGCTTCTCTTTCTTCTAAGGTTTCACCAACACAAATAATTGGTTTTAAACCATATTTAAAAGCTGCTTTAGCTTTTTTATTTACGTCTTCATCACTTTCGTTGAAATACTCACGGCGTTCTGAATGCCCTAATATTACATAATTTACTCCTACTTCTTTTAACATTGGACCTGCTAATTCTCCAGTGAAAGCACCAGACTCTTCCCAGTACATATTCTGAGCTCCAACTTGGATATTACTATCACTAGTGAGATTTTTAACTGGTACAAGATTAACAGCAGGTGGGCATACAGCAATTTCTACTTCAGTAATACCGGCAACTTTTTCTTTTAAAGCATTTACTAAAGCCTCTGCTTCACTTACAGTCTTATTCATCTTCCAGTTACCAGCAATAAATGGTTTGCGCACAAAAATCCCTCCTACAACTTTTTTTACATTACATAATTCTCTATTTTCAATATATAAAATTCTAATTAAATAAAATTACATTAGAGTTTCTATTACTCTACATCATCTAATGCTTCTACTCCTGGTAATGGTTTACCTTCAAAAAACATTAATGAAGCTCCACCACCTGTAGAAATATGAGTCATTTTATCTTCAAGACCTGCTTTTTTAATAGCTGCTGCAGAATCTCCACCACCAATAATCGTTGTGGCATCTGAATCAGCTAAGGCCTGCGCTATAGCATTAGTACCTTTAGCGAAAGTATCCATTTCAAATACACCTAATGGTCCATTCCAGATAACAGTTTTAGCATTTTTAATTATATCTGAATAGACTTTAATAGTTTCAGGTCCACCACTATCTAAAGACTCCCAGTCTGCTGGTATATTATCAATAGCTACGGCTTTATTATTAGCATCATTACTGAAATCATCAGCAACAACAACATCAGTAGGCACTACTAAATTAACACCTTTTTCATCTGCTTCAGCTAATATTTCTTTAGCCAAATCAAGTTTATCTTCTTCTACTAATGATTTACCAGTTTCATATCCTTTTGCTCTAATAAAAGTATTGGCTATACCTCCACCAACAAGTAAGTAATCTACTTTACTCATTAAATTACGAATAACATCTATTTTATCAGAAACCTTTGCTCCACCCATGATAGCAACAAATGGATGTGCTGGATTTTCCATAACTTCACCTAATGCATTTAGCTCTCTTTGCATTAAGAAACCAGAAACTGATGGTAAATACTCAGTTACACCTACAGTTGAAGCATGTGCACGGTGAGCAGCACCAAAAGCATCACTTACAAATACGTCAGCAATACTAGCTAATTTTTTAGAAAACTCAGGGTCGTTTTTCTTTTCTTCAGCATAAAAACGAGTGTTTTCCAGGATTAGCACATCACCATCATTTAAACTATCAGCTGCTTTTTCTACTTCATCACCAATACAATCATCTACTTTGCTTACTTCTTGACTTAATAAATCAGCCAGTCTTTCAGCTACTGGATCTAATCTTAAAGAGTCAACAGCCTGACCTTTAGGACGTCCCAAATGAGACATTAAAATAACCCGGGCACCTTCATTGATTAAATATTCAATAGTAGGCAAGGCAGCCTGGATTCTTGTATCATCAGTTATTTTTCCATCTTCTAATGGTACATTAAAGTCAACCCTTACTAGGGCTTTTTTAGCTTTGAAATTATAATCTTTTAAAGTCTTTTTCATACTAACACCTCCATGAAATTTAGGTCGGGACAGGTCTAACCGCCCGACCCCTATTTTAAAATTAAGCAATCTTAACTTAAACAGTTTTAACTTAAGCAGTTTTAACTTAAATATTCTATCTCAAGTATATTTCTAAATATACTTTCAGGAAAAAGCAAACGGTGAATTTTCTCCGTTTGCTTTTCTGTTTTTATTTCTTATAATCCTTTACTTGCTAAGTAAATAGCTGTGTCAACAATTTTTTGTGAGTATCCCCACTCATTGTCATACCATGATAATACTTTAACCATATTACCACCCATAACACTTGTATAGTTTGCATCAAAGATTGATGTATGAGCATTTCCTTTAATATCCATTAGCACAATTGGATCCTCGTTGTACATTAGAACACCACTCATAGCACCTTCAGCAGCTTCTTTCATTGCTGCATTAATTTCTTCTTCAGTAGCATCATTTTCTAAGTTAACAGTTAAGTCAACTAAAGAACCAGTTGGGGTAGGAACCCTAACAGCCATACCGTGGAATTTACCTTCTAATTCAGGTAATACTAAAGATACAGCTTTTGCAGCACCAGTTGTAGTTGGAACCATATTAATTGCAGCAGCTCTAGCACGAGTAATTTTTTTCATATTACCAGGAGCATCAAGAATAGCTTGAGCACCAGTATATGAGTGAATTGTAGTCATAAGACCTTTTTCAATTCCGAATTTCTCATCTAATACTTTAGCAACAGGAGCTAAACAGTTAGTTGTACATGAAGCCATAGAAATTACATTATGTTTTGCAGGATCATATTCTTCTTCGTTTACTCCCATAACAATTGTTTTGTCTTCATTAGTAGCAGGAGCAGAAATAATAACTTTCTTAGCACCAGCTTCTATATGTTTTTTAGCGTCATTACCATCTGTGAAGAAACCAGTTGATTCAATAACTACATCAATATCAAGGTCTCCCCATGGTAAATTTGCAGGATCTTTTTCTGCATATACCTTAATTTCTTTACCATCTACAACTACAGCATCATCAGTAAAATCAATGTCTGCATCAAAAACACCAAAGTTAGAGTCATACTTTAATAAATATGCTAACACCTCTGGATCAGTCAAGTCATTAAATGCAACAAACTCTACATCAGGGTTTTGATAATATCCCCTGAAAGCCCTACGTCCAATAGCACCAAAACCATTAATTGCAACTTTTACACTCATGTTATCTTCCTCCACTTATTTTATTTAGCCATTTCGGCCATTATTTTTAGTACATTATTCCCAATATTAACAATGTACTTAGAACCATTAATATTAATAAAACTTAGAAACGATTACAAAACAACCTTTTAAATGATTGATTTGTATTTCATATATTCGTATGCCCAAATCACCCCCTTAAAGTTAATATCTCTTTAGCAGTCAATTCATCTGTAATTAACAAATCATGATACTTAGGTGAAACTACAGAAACAATAGCCTCTGCTTTGGCAGGAGCTCCTGCCACTATAATTACTTTTTCTATTTCCTGCAAATCTTCTAAATGAAGACCTACACTAGTTGTTGTATATACTATCTTTCCATTTTTATCAAAATAGTAGCCTAAAGCCTCTGCTACTGCCCCTTTATTCATCAGCTTAGTTATTTGCTCTTCAGACATATCTCTTCTTTTCGCCATTTCCTCTGCACTGCCTACACCATGAAGAAGTATATTGGTCTTTTTTAGAGTTTTTAAAACACGTTGTATAGAAGGCTCTGCTATTATGATATCAACATTTTCAGTTTTAATAGAATCTGGAATATGTAATAACTGATAACGTCCACCTAGTTTTTTAGCAATAGTGGAGGATATAGTATTTGCCTGAATTTCTACTTCTTCCCCTAATCCACCTCTACCAGGTACAACTGTGATATCCTTAGTTTTATCACTTGTATGCATAGCTTTAGCAATATGAGCCAAAGTCGAACCACCAGTCACTGCTAAAACATCTCCATCTTTGAGCATCTTTTTTACTAATCTTGCAGTAAAGCGCCCAATCTCTTGAATTATCGTTGAATGTTCTAAATTTCCAGGTACTATATAAACTTTTTCTAGACCAAGAATCTTTTCTATTTTACTTTCTAAAGTTTTAATTCCTTTAATTTCTTTAATATATTTATCTAATTCCGGCAAAAATTCAGAGCCAGTTTTAGTTATCATAGCCCCACTTCTAGAGATATTGACTAATCCTCTTCCGTGCAAAAAATCTAACTCTCTTCGAACTGTCCTCTCACTAAGTAAAGTTTTTTCAGAAAGAGCTCGGCGTCCAATTGGTTGCTGATAGTAAACATTTCGCAATATAGTATACCGATTTTCAACAACAGTTATTAACTCAGGTACTATTTTTCCCTGAATCTTAAAAAGGTATTCCACATTTACACGTCCTTTTCTATATGGGAACGTTTTTATCCCTCTGGAACAAAACTGTCCCGTCACAAACAAAAATTAAAATCAAATCATGTAAGAATATTATTCTATTCAAGATTATGTAATTCCATTCACAAATACTTTTCCTTTTACTTTTTTCTATTTATTTTTCAGTATAACATATTCTATAAACATAGTAGAATTCCTGCTTTTATTTTTAATTTTTTTCTAAGTTCCACGTATTTCATCAGCTATTTTTTTTAACCTACGAATTCTATGATTAACTCCTGACTTACTAAGCTTTGGACTTAGAAAGTCGCCTAACTCCTTTAAACTAGCATATGGATTTTCTTTACGAACAATAGCTATTTCCTCTAAACTCCTCGGTAAAGAATTCAAGCCTGTACTACTTTCAATTAATTCTATATCTTCTATTTGACTCATTGCAGCATTAATTGTTTTATCTAAATTAGCTGTTTCAAAATTAACTTTACGATTAATATTATTTTTTATGTCTTTAAGGGCATGTTTATCTTCCATCTTAAGTAGGGCTTGATGTGCTCCAATAATATTAAGAATTGTAATTATCTCATCAAAGCTTTTAAAATAAACAATAAATTTATTATTATTTTCTGTTAAACCACCTTTTAAATCGAATTTATCTAATAAGCTAATTAAATCTTCTGCGAAGCCTAGATGCTCACTACGAAATTCTAAATGATACTCACTACTAGGTTTGTTAACTGAACCCCCTCCAAGAAAAGCTCCACGAAGATAAGCTTTCTGAGATTTCCTATTATTAATAAATTCTTCATTAATTTTAAATACCAAATTATTTTTTTTATCAATTACACCTAATTTGTATAAAAAATCATTTAAACCCTCTTGTGGTGGCAAAAACAATTCATATATATTTTGTTTTTTATCAAAATATCTGTCTTTTCTTACCATAATCTCCATCTTTAAATTAAACTGCTTTTTTATCAATTTATATATTTTTCGAGCTAGATCTCCAAGATAAATTTTAATCTGTAAAGCAAGCTTTTTATTAATTATATGGATAGACCCATCCATTCTCACTAAAGCTGCCAATTCTGGTAACTCTTCTCCAGTAATTCTTGCAATTTCATGTTTTACTTCTGAAGTAAAAGACACTTACATTTCACCAACCCTCTGCAATATATTTAATATTATTTCGGCTAGTTTCTCAGGATCATGTCTAATATATCCCTGAGCAGATATTAGATCTGCTTCAATAGTTTCAACTCCCATTTCTTTTAGCTTTGTTTTATCTAAAGAGACTTGATAAGCTCCTTCTTCCTTATATTTGAGAATTAATTCTTCTGAACCTTCAGCTTTATTAGCAATTACGTAGTCAAATAGTCCTTTATGGCTATGATCAAAAATAGCTTTTACATGGTCTGCAACTGAGTAATCGCTAGTTTCACCAGGCTGTGTCATTACATTAGAAACATATATTTTAACAGCATCACTTTTTAGAATTTCATCAGCGATCCCATTTACTAACAAATTAGGTATTATGCTCGTATATAAACTACCAGGGCCTAAGACAATTATTTCAGCCTCTCGAATAGCCTCTAGAGCTTCACTGGTTGCTTGACAATCAGCTGGTTTCAAAAATACTTTTTCGATTTTTTTATTTGCTTCTGGTATTACTGATTCACCCATTCTAGTAGACTTGTCAGAATAAATCGCCCCTAAGTGTACGTTTTCATTACTAGCTGGTAGAACTTTACCTCGAATAGCCAAAACTTTACTGGATTCTTTAACTGCTTCTTCAAAATCTCCTAATACCTCTGTCAAAGTAGCAATGAAGAGATTCCCAAAACTATGACCTTCTAACTGTCCTCCTGAATTAAAGCGATATTGAAATAATTCCTGCATCAAAGGTTCTGCATCAGCCAGAGCTACTAAACAGTTTCTAATATCTCCAGGTGGTAAAATACCTAGTTCATCCCTTAATTTACCTGAACTACCTCCATCATCAGCTACTGTAACTATTGCACTTATATTACTACTATGCTTTTTTAAACCTCTAAGTAAATTGGATAATCCAGTCCCACCACCTAAAGCTGCTATTTTAGGACCTTTTTTTAATACTTTTTTTCTATATAGCTCATCTAGTAATTTAGAGTTAGATTCTCTACGAAAAATTCCCTTTAAAGCAGCTTTTAAGGAAAAGTTCATTATCCATACCCCAAGTATAATTAATAAAACGGCTATGATATAATCCATAAAATATGAAAATCTACCTAATACAGGTGAAAAAAATTCTATTATCATTACCTCAACTTGACTAATAATTTGATACCCTATTAATATTGAAATACCAGTACTAATTAAAAGTAAAGAGACTATCAAAAAAGAAATCCACCTTTTTATTCCCAGTCCAGGATATAACCATTTTTTAAAATCCATAACGCCTCCTTCTACAAACTTTAAATACATTTATTTATTTATATCTCGATGTTCTAAAATTACTCGATAATCATCTTTTACAAGACGATCTCTTAATTTAATTGCAGTTGTAACAGAACGATGTTTTCCTCCAGTGCATCCAATAGCAATCATTAGATGACTTTTCCCTTCTTTTCTATACTCGGGTAGTAAAAAATGAATAAAGCCAAAGAAGTTCTTGTAAAATTTCCCTGTTAATGGCCATTTCAAAACATAATCCTGTACCACTTTTTCTTCTCCAGTATGTTCTCTTAATGAGTTAACATAATAAGGATTAGGCAAAAATCTAACATCAAAAACCATATCAGAATCCATAGGAATACCATATTTATACCCAAAAGAAATTATAGAGACAGACATTGTCTCTTTATCTATTATATGAAAAGAATAGATCCTTTTCAAATCATTAAAAAGCTCTTTTTGACTAATTTTAGAGGTATCTATAATTTTGTTTGCTTTACCACGGATCTCCTCTAAGAGCCTTCTTTCCTTTAATATTGCTTCTAATATACGTCCTTCTTTGTCTAAAGGATGTTTTCTTCTTGTTTCTTTAAAACGACGAATTAAGGCTTCATCAGAAGCTTCTAAAAACAAGATCTCATAATTAAGACCCTCTTTTTCCATCAGACTTAATTCACTAAATAAGGCATTAAAAAATTCTCTTCCTCTTATATCTATAACTATAGCGATTTTCTTCAATTCAGAATGACAACATAATTCTGCAAACTTATTAATAAATGCCGGGGGCAAATTATCTATACAAAAATAACCCATGTCTTCAAAAAAATCTAAAGCAACAGACTTTCCAGCACCAGACATACCGGTTATTATCAAGAATTCCATTTTATTCATGCTCCTCTCAGATTTTAGCCATATATTTTTGTAGATAATCAAGAAAGAAACCTAAGCCTATTTTATAACAGAACGCCAAAAAAGTAAACCAATATTTTCTTATTATCATCTTATAATCACTACAATTACAATGATTTTTTTACTATAGCATAGTAGATTAATAAAAGACTTAGCTAAACTAAAACAGATAGGCTAGATTCAAGCAGTTGAAAACTGGCTGGAACTGTACCTACTGACTCTCCATCTATTTCTAGGTCCAGAGGATAATCAGAATCAATACTAAGTTCTAACCCTTTGATAGACTCAAGTAAAGGATGACTTAAGTGAGTACCTTTATATGCCCTAATTAAATTGAATATAATATCTATTTTGGACAAATTCTTTAATGCAAGTATATTTAAACTTCCATTATCTAGTTCTGCTTCAGGTGCTATCATAATTCCTCCACCAAAGTACTTACCATTAGCAATTATAAGGCTATTTAATTTTTCTTGATATTTAAGCTTTCCATCGACTTTGACTTTTACTTTTCTATTTCTATATACTATTAAAGTACGAATAATCCCCCACAAATATGTCAAAAAGCCACCAAAGATTTTAGAACTTTCATTGACTAATTTAGCAGTAGCAGCACCAATACCTGTATCAGCCATATTTATAAAGTATCTACTTTCTTTATTTCCATCATAACTTTTATAAGTTACTTGGCCAATATCAATTGATTTAATATTTTCTCTTCCCATTACTTTAACTATTTCTTCTGGTCCTTTTTTTAATCCCAGTGTTCTAATAAAATCCGAACCAGTTCCTTGAGCAAAGATTAATAATTTGATTTTTTCATTAATTAATTTATTATCTTTAAATAAACCATTAACAACTTCATTAATTGTACCATCGCCACCAACTGCCATAATATAATGATACCCTTTTTCAACAGCTTCTCTTGCAAGTTTAACTCCATGACCTGGATATGAAGTATAAGAACTATCTATTGATAATCCTTCTTCTTGAAAATACTTAATATACTGAGGCCAATTCTTAGCAGTTTTACCTCCAGAGGAAACAGGATTTACTACAGCCATTATCTTTTTGCTCATTTTAATCCGACCTTCCTTATAATTTAAAGACTATAATAAACATAGTTCCTCTTTTTTCTCCTAATTCCTGCAAGAAAAATTTACTCAGAACAAAACTTATAGAGGGGTTCCCCCTATACAAACATCCCTCATTATTTTTTGACTATATTTACAATTCTATCATGACTTATATCCAAATCACTGATAAGCTTATATCCAAGATCCAGTTCTCCAACTTCTTTTGGAGAATGAGCATCGCTATTAACTATAAATCTAACATCACTTTTAGCTGCCTCTCTTATATAATCCTTTGTTTTCATGCCATGTCGTGTATTAATTTCTAAGTACGTTCCCGACTTAGCACAAACATTAGCTAAATTATATGTATCAATATCTATTTTATAGCCTGGATGTGTAATAAAATTAGGTCTATTCTTTTTTACAGACTTTATAATAATTTCTGTATTTGACTTTCTAATCTCCTCTCTTTTTCTTTTAATATATTTGTAAATATATCGATTATCTAAAATAATTTTTTTAGCTGCTAGCAAAGAGTCAGGTATTATTAATAAATGAAAACCAACTGCTACTATATCTAAGGCTCTTAATATTTTTTCTGGGACATCTAAATTGCCTTCAGTATCAATTATATTAGCTTCCACACCAGAATATAGCTTTATTTGAGGGTACTCAGATTGTAAAGTGTATACTTTATCTTTTATTTCCAACAATTCTTCTACTTTTTTTACCCCAAGTTTTATGAAATTCCAGGTAGCAGGACCATGATCTGTTATGGCTAACTCTTTTAAGTCTCTTTGGATAGCTTTTTCTATATTTAAT
It includes:
- the eno gene encoding phosphopyruvate hydratase, coding for MDSTIIDVFAREILDSRGNPTVEVDVVLEDGSMGRAAVPSGASTGAHEAVELRDGEDRYLGKGVQNAVKNVNDVIAAEIVGYDAMDQVEIDNTMIELDGTENKGKLGANAILGVSMAVAKAAALSSDNYLFKYIGGVNAKTLPTPMMNILNGGEHADNNVDIQEFMIMPVGATSFAEALKICAEIYHNLKKVLGDKGLNTGIGDEGGFAPDLSSNEEAIEVIIEATEKAGYKPGDDIMIALDVAATEIYKDGKYVLEGEGKELSSEEMVDFYVDLVEKYPIVSIEDGLDEDDWDGWKVLTEKLGDKVQLVGDDLFVTNTERLSRGINEGISNSILIKVNQIGSLTETIEAIEMAKKAGFTAVVSHRSGETEDVTIADLVVAMNAGQIKTGAPARSERVAKYNQLLRIEEALGEAAQYAGKDAFYNLK
- the gpmI gene encoding 2,3-bisphosphoglycerate-independent phosphoglycerate mutase, which gives rise to MDIPKPLALIILDGFGLRDEDNGNAVQAANTPNIDKLMQDYPLTTLNASGEAVGLPDGQMGNSEVGHLNLGAGRIVYQDYTRINKAVEDKSLFENDVLKDAVEYVKREDKALHLMGLLSDGGVHSHIKHLFGLLEMAKDYDLNQVYVHPILDGRDTPPKSGAAYIKELEAKLEELGIGKIATVSGRYYTMDRDNRWERVKKAYDALVLSEGNQGDDAYAAVKDSYDEGVNDEFMLPTVIKENGEAIATINDGDALIFFNFRSDRAREITRALAIEEFDGFDRPAEHPKNLSYICMTEYDEEFALPIAFPSIELKNGLGETLSKNNLKQLRIAETEKYAHVTFFFNGGVEKEYNGEDRKLIPSPKVATYDLQPEMSAYEVTDALLDEIAADKYDVIVLNYANCDMVGHTGIFDAAVKAVETVDECLAKLVPAILGKGGQILLTADHGNSEQMADEDGEPFTAHTTSPVPLLYIGGAEGSKMKAGKLSDIAPTMLTLLGLDIPEEMTGEVLLEN
- the tpiA gene encoding triose-phosphate isomerase; amino-acid sequence: MRKPFIAGNWKMNKTVSEAEALVNALKEKVAGITEVEIAVCPPAVNLVPVKNLTSDSNIQVGAQNMYWEESGAFTGELAGPMLKEVGVNYVILGHSERREYFNESDEDVNKKAKAAFKYGLKPIICVGETLEEREAGKTIDKVKTQIKADLAGFSDQELEDTVIAYEPIWAIGTGKTATAEDANEVIGKIRDLIREDFADTADKVRIQYGGSVKPNNVEELMAQPEIDGALVGGASLDADSFAQVVAGAK
- a CDS encoding phosphoglycerate kinase; this translates as MKKTLKDYNFKAKKALVRVDFNVPLEDGKITDDTRIQAALPTIEYLINEGARVILMSHLGRPKGQAVDSLRLDPVAERLADLLSQEVSKVDDCIGDEVEKAADSLNDGDVLILENTRFYAEEKKNDPEFSKKLASIADVFVSDAFGAAHRAHASTVGVTEYLPSVSGFLMQRELNALGEVMENPAHPFVAIMGGAKVSDKIDVIRNLMSKVDYLLVGGGIANTFIRAKGYETGKSLVEEDKLDLAKEILAEADEKGVNLVVPTDVVVADDFSNDANNKAVAIDNIPADWESLDSGGPETIKVYSDIIKNAKTVIWNGPLGVFEMDTFAKGTNAIAQALADSDATTIIGGGDSAAAIKKAGLEDKMTHISTGGGASLMFFEGKPLPGVEALDDVE
- the gap gene encoding type I glyceraldehyde-3-phosphate dehydrogenase, whose amino-acid sequence is MSVKVAINGFGAIGRRAFRGYYQNPDVEFVAFNDLTDPEVLAYLLKYDSNFGVFDADIDFTDDAVVVDGKEIKVYAEKDPANLPWGDLDIDVVIESTGFFTDGNDAKKHIEAGAKKVIISAPATNEDKTIVMGVNEEEYDPAKHNVISMASCTTNCLAPVAKVLDEKFGIEKGLMTTIHSYTGAQAILDAPGNMKKITRARAAAINMVPTTTGAAKAVSLVLPELEGKFHGMAVRVPTPTGSLVDLTVNLENDATEEEINAAMKEAAEGAMSGVLMYNEDPIVLMDIKGNAHTSIFDANYTSVMGGNMVKVLSWYDNEWGYSQKIVDTAIYLASKGL
- a CDS encoding sugar-binding domain-containing protein, translating into MEYLFKIQGKIVPELITVVENRYTILRNVYYQQPIGRRALSEKTLLSERTVRRELDFLHGRGLVNISRSGAMITKTGSEFLPELDKYIKEIKGIKTLESKIEKILGLEKVYIVPGNLEHSTIIQEIGRFTARLVKKMLKDGDVLAVTGGSTLAHIAKAMHTSDKTKDITVVPGRGGLGEEVEIQANTISSTIAKKLGGRYQLLHIPDSIKTENVDIIIAEPSIQRVLKTLKKTNILLHGVGSAEEMAKRRDMSEEQITKLMNKGAVAEALGYYFDKNGKIVYTTTSVGLHLEDLQEIEKVIIVAGAPAKAEAIVSVVSPKYHDLLITDELTAKEILTLRG
- the whiA gene encoding DNA-binding protein WhiA yields the protein MSFTSEVKHEIARITGEELPELAALVRMDGSIHIINKKLALQIKIYLGDLARKIYKLIKKQFNLKMEIMVRKDRYFDKKQNIYELFLPPQEGLNDFLYKLGVIDKKNNLVFKINEEFINNRKSQKAYLRGAFLGGGSVNKPSSEYHLEFRSEHLGFAEDLISLLDKFDLKGGLTENNNKFIVYFKSFDEIITILNIIGAHQALLKMEDKHALKDIKNNINRKVNFETANLDKTINAAMSQIEDIELIESSTGLNSLPRSLEEIAIVRKENPYASLKELGDFLSPKLSKSGVNHRIRRLKKIADEIRGT